The DNA sequence CAAGAAATCGACTTGCGCTACATCTTTGACCAAGGAACTAGAATTGCTCCGATGAAGTACTTATTGAACGACGGGCCTACATCGCGCGCCATCAAGTCACGAAAACCGGTGCTCTATCATGCTGATGCACGTCTCATTCCTGGCGTGACGGTTATCGGTCTAGACACGCGCGTAGTGCAATCTGTGCTAGTGGTTCCTATATTTCTTGAGGACAAGGTCGTGGGTGCGCTTTCCGCACAGAGTTACAATGCCCACGCTTATTCCGAGGAGCATGTGCGCGTCTTATCCATTATTGCCAGCCAAGCCGCTATAGCTATAGACAATGCTAAACTCTATGAGCAGACTCTAAACATAGCGATGAGTGATGGCATGACTGGGCTAGCCAATGCGCGCTCACTGCATCAATTTCTCGAGGACTTACTGCAAAACGCGCACACTAACGGCCGTGAGGTCTCGCTTCTCATGCTCGACTCCGACTGTCTAAAGTTAATAAACGATAAGTTTGGGCACCTAGCGGGTGATGACCACATCATCAACCTGGCTGAGGTGCTGAGGGCCAATGTTAGAATTGGCGATTTGGTTGCGCGCTACGGCGGAGACGAGTTTGTCGTGGTTCTGCCTAATACCGCGACTGAAGAAGCCTGCCTAATTGGCGATCGCATTCTCTCCGCTGTGCGCCAGACGCGGCATCAGGCAGGCAATATAAGCATGGCTGTCACCACGAGTGCCGGGGTAGCGACCTACCCCCACGACGCCACCACTGTCGACGAGTTGATTCGAGCTGCGGATGTAGCCATGTACCGCGCCAAAGAGGCTGGCAAAGACAGGGTAGTCTACGTGGGGGACCAGGTAGCTAGGACCGCCTAGCCTTGCCGGAGATGTTGACGATGTCGATGGCGATAACGGTAGTTTTAGCCATCCCTGCGGCGGTAACGGGCGAAAACGGCACTTGTGCGTGTTTCTCAGTCAGCGCCGTTAAGGCCATCAATTTTTCCTCGGCATCACTTACAAAGCGTGCCACACCCTCTACGATAGCACTGCGATAGTAGGTTCCATACTCGCATGCGCTGCCGCCACTTTTTATACCGTCTAGAAATGATACGGCAAAAGTGCACTGTGGGTTCTGGCGGAGGATTGTAATCTTGCGCCCCTCTGGTGCGCAGTGAAAGTAAATGCTTTGTTTATGCCAGACGAAATGAAGCGGAATGGCGTAGGGTATGTTATTCTCAGCAAGGGCTAAGTACCCAACAGTGGCCTCGCGCAAGTAACTCTGTGCTTCTTCATGGTCCACAGCGCGGTCAAGACGTCGCATATCCATCATTTGTTTCCTCCTCATGGCGGTCTGTTGTTCGCCATATGCTAGCAATATGATATCTCTAAAACGGCGCTCTGGAAAGGAGGGGGATTTCGGTGGAGATCGTGATATGCCAACTGACTCTCGAAGCCCTAGATAACAATCTTAAAGAGTACCTCACCCAAAACTGCGCGGACGACACTGTGCTAGTAGCTAAATGTATCGGATGTTGTGGGGAATGTGCCTCAACATATGTCGTTCTAGTTGATGGCGACCCTGTCGTGGCCAGTAGTCGCGAGAAATTGCTAGAGCGTTTGCACTCGCTTTAAAGACAACGAGAGGGAAGCTAGAGGTGAAGGGCGCCATGTGGCAAGGCATAGAGAGATGGTTGTCTTTTGACCCGGGCCGACGCGGCTTTGCGGGTAATTTGCGACCAGGTGACTTAGAACGTGGGACGAGGCGGCTGCAAAGTGCTAATAGCATTGCTGTCGCTACAGGGTTTTTCATCCCAGCGGCGCAGGCAGTAGAGAACGATGGCCCCTTGGGGGCTGTTTTTCTGGCTCGGGCACTGCTCGCTTTAGGTAAAGAGGTAGTTTTACTAGTTCCGGATACGGCAGAAGCGGCGTGCCAAGTGTTGTGCCAAGCGCTCGGCCTCAATTGCCGAGCGGTGCTCCTGTCGCCAGGACTCGTGAGCGAGCAGTTTATAGAGCAACTAGGTTGCGACACACTGGTCGTCATCGAATACCCTGGTCAAGGGGGGGACAAAACCTGTCGCAATATGCGAGGCGCGGACATAACCCCGTACGTTCCGCTGCTTGATACGGCCTTCAACTACGCTAAACAGTGCGGTATCTTTACCATAGCGGTGGGGGATGGCGGCAATGAACTAGGTTGTGGCGGTAGAGGCAGTGTGGCGGTAGCACCCTGTGGCACCCCCATTGCGGCAGTGACTGAAGCAGAGGTGGTGCTCGCTGCTGGGCTAAGCAATTGGGGCGTTTATGCCCTCTTGGCAGCTTTGTCACTTCTAGAGAATAAGAATATGGTACCAACTCCGAGTGAGGAGCGTAGTCTCTTAGAGAAATTATGCCAGGTAGGAGTGGTAGACGGCTACCATTGCTTATGCCAAGCGACGGTAGACGGGCAAGCAGCCGAGGTGTTAGCCGATGTACTACAAGATCTGCATAGAGCGGTGACAGATAGTCTTGACACACAGCGTAGCGTGGCTGTATCGTCAGTTTGGGTGGCAAACAGTTAATGAGCAGGAGGAGAAAGATGAATACCAAAGAAATCATGGCTTTAGCACTAGAGCTTGCCGGTCTTACAGAGGTACCCTCAGACTCGGCCATTCTCGTGGCAGGTGAAAACATTAAGCGCGTACTGGTGGGCGTCGACATGGGCACAGCCGAAATTATGCTGGCCAAAGAGCTTAAAGTTGATTTGGTCATCGGGCATCACCCCGTTGGCGGAACGGCTCGCACCGAATTTCCTGAGGTCATGAAACGCCAAGTAGACAAAATGGTGAGTGCTGGCATCCCAATTAATAAAGCGCAAAAGGTCTTAGCCAAAAAGATGGGCGAAGTTGAGCGCGCTGGGCATGCCGCGAATTATGATCAGGCTTGGTCGGCGGCGAGGCTCCTCAACATGCCCCTTATTAGTCTTCATTCGCCAACCGATATACTGGCGGAACGGGCCGTCGAAAAGAAAATTGCCGACAAACTAGGTGACAATCCGCGTGCCACCTTGCAAGATGTCTTAGATGCCCTAGGGGAGATGCCGGAGTACCAAAAAACCCTGGCTAAACCAGTAATCAGGGTGGGTTCGCCCAAGGACTTTGTCGGCAAGCCACTCGTCATCATGGCAGGAGGCACTAATGGCGGGGTTGACGTCATTAAAGCATATTTTGAAGCCGGTATTGGCACCACTATCTCTATGCACATGCCCGAGGACGTTATCAAGGCGGTTAAAGAGCAAAACATTGGCAACTGCATTGTGGCAGGGCACATGGCGAGCGACTCGGTGGGCATCAATATCTTTCTCGCAGCACTCGCGGAGAGAGGCATTGAGGTCTTACGCATGAGTGGAGTTATAGATCCCAAGTAAATGATAGAGAATTCTAGCCTAAGGAGGAAGTAGATGCAAATTGCCGATCGCATTACGAGCATGCCCAAGTACCTGTTTGCAGAAATAGACAGGCTGAAGTGGGAGGCGCGGGCCAAGGGAGTCGACCTCATCAACTTGGGGGTGGGTGACCCAGATGTACCGACGCCGGATTTTATTGTCAATGCTATGGTTGATATTGTCAAAAATCAGCCTGCCACACATCAGTATCCGGAGTACGATGGCGATCCAGCTTTTCGCCGCAGTGCCGCAGCCTACTTAAAAAAGCGCTTTTCACTCGATGTTCACCCTGACAAAGAGTTAGTAGCTTTGATTGGCTCCAAAGAAGGTATAGCCCATTTTGCTTTGGCGGTGGCAAACCCGGGTGACGTAGTTCTAGTGCCCGACCCTGCCTACCCAGTCTACTACATGTCGGCAGTTCTCGCGGGTGCCGAGCCATACCTTATGCCTTTGCTAGAAGAGAATGACTACCTGCCGGACTTTGCCGCCATACCCGCACACATACTGCGACGTGCCCGACTAATGTACTTAAACTACCCCAATAATCCCACCGCCGCAGTGGCAGACCTGTCTTTTTTTGCTAAGGCGGTCGCTTTCGCCAAGGAACATAATATCGTCATCTGCCACGATAACGCCTATGCCGAGATTACTTTTGACGGTTTTGTGGCCCCAAGCATACTGGAAGTACCGGGCGCCGAAGACTGCTGCATTGAGCTCTACTCGCTGTCTAAGCCGCTCAACATGACAGGGTGGCGCATTGCTTTTGCCTATGGACAAGAGAAACTTATCGCGGCTCTCCGCAAGGTTAAAACGGCGACTGACAGCGGGCCCTTCACGGCTATTCAGTTCGCGGCCATAGAGGGGTTAGCTAACCCCGACGCGACGATAGCCGGCATGCGCGATATCTATACGGCACGTCGTGACCGTGTTATCGCGCTGCTCAAGTCACTCGGGCTACCCTGTGCTTCGCCAAGGGCTTCGCTCTATGTGTGGCTACGAGTGCCAGAGCAGTTTCCTTCTTCGCAGGCCTTTTCCATGGCTCTTCTCGCTAGTCAAGGGGTAATTGTCTCTCCTGGCGTTGGTTTCGGGCAGTATGGGGAAGGTTACTTCCGCATATCGCTCACCACCCCCGATCATCGCCTCGACGAAGGACTCGAGCGCCTACGCAACTTCCTCTTAGAGAGCAAAAGTTAATTGGCTGCGGCTCTAACCATAGGTATTTATAGGCTACCCCCACGCTACTCTAGGCGTGGGGGTAGCCTATGTGCGCCCGGCATGGGCGTTATCTCTAGGGTGAAAGTCCCGAACGGTGAAGGTAGCAGTAACCGTAGCTTAAGGCAAGGGTGTCCGCGGCGACGCGGAATCTGAAGGAAGCCGGCGGCAAACCTCTGGCCCGAGGAACACGAACCTCAAGTGAGGCTAGCGACAGGTGGATGAGTCTGCATAGTGAGACAAAGTCCTTGCTGCCAAAGTCTGTCGAGAGTAAATGAGGCGGGTAGATGGAGGGAAAGATAGCGCTCTTACCCGGGGAGACCTGCCAGCGTACCGACTAAGTTGGGAACTCGTACAGCAATGTGCGACTGAGCGGGCAGGAGTCAGCAGAGGCCATAGTACCCGCCTGCGGGGAAGGGCTGAACATGAAACGAGGTGAGCAAATGACAAGTTCGCGGAAAGAGCAAGGACAGCAGAAAACCCTTAACAGGGGCTCCTCACAGGAGGAAGTGGTGAATACACAGGGGACTGTGAGAGTGCAGAGCTCTTCCCCGGCACAAGTCAAGAGCTACACCTGCGGGACCGAGTATACCCTGCTGGAAGAGATGTTGAAGCTAGATAACATGATGGCAGCCCTCAAGCGCGTAGAGCAGAACAAAGGAGCAGCCGGAGTAGATAAGGTAGACGTAAAATCCCTACGACCCTACCTCAAAGAACACTGGCCTCGCATCAGAGGAGAGCTACTAGAGGGAACCTACAAGCCTCAGCCAGTCCGCCGAGTCGAAATCCCGAAATCCGACGGTGGCATAAGGCTCTTAGGTATACCCACTCTAGTCGACCGTCTAATCCAACAGGGCCTCTCACAAGTTCTAACGCCAATCTTTGACCCCAGTTTCTCAAACAGTAGCTACGGCTTCAGGCCGAACCGTAGCACCCACCAGGCAGTCAAACAGGCAAAACAGTACATTGAGGACGGTTACAGGTACGTCGTTGACCTAGATCTGGAGAAATTCTTCGACCGAGTCAATCACGACATCCTAATGGCCCGAGTAGCCCGCAAGATCAAAGATAAGCGGATACTTGGACTCATCAGAGCCTACCTCAATGCAGGAATTATGGCCAAGGGAGTATGCGTAAGAAGTGAACAGGGGGTTCCACAGGGTGGGCCACTTAGTCCAGCTCTATCGAATATAATCCTTGATGACTTGGATAAGGAGCTAGAGAGAAGGGGACACCGCTTTGTTCGTTACGCCGACGACTGTAATATTTACGTCAAGACGGAGCGAGCAGGGCAAAGAGTCATGGAGGGCGTAAAGAGATTTGTAGAGGATGAACTAAAACTCAAGGTCAACGAGCAGAAAAGTGCTGTTGACCGCCCATGGAAACGAAAGTTTCTAGGGTTCTCGTTCACAGCTGAGCGCAAAACACGTACACGTATAGCGCCCAAAGCCCGGGCAAGATTCGAGGACAAGGTGAGGGAACTCACCAATCGTTCGCGAAGCATGAGTATGGCGAAACGAATTGACCAGCTAAACGTGTACCTACGAGGATGGATGGGATACTTCTGCCTAGCTGACACGCGCAGCGTCATTGAGTCCCTAGACCAGTGGACTCGGCGACGCCTCCGTATGTGCTATTTAAAGCAGTGGAAGAAACCCAAAGCAGTCTACCATAACCTCGTCAAGCTTGGCCTAAGACCAGACTTCGCCAGAAACCTCAGTGGCTCAGGCAAAGGATACTGGCGATTAGCCAACACGCCGCAGATGAACATAGCCCTTGGTTTGGCCTTTTGGGCTAACCAAGGACTATTGAGTTTGGTTCAGTTATATGACAAGCACCGTAGTGTTTCATGAACCGCCGTATACCGAACGGTACGTACGGTGGTGTGAGAGGACGGGGGTTAGTCACCCCCTCCTACTCGATTCACAGGCGAAATCTTCTTGCCACCAGCAGGAATAATTGTTCACAGGGCGAAGTAAAAGCTAGGACAAGCGAAGTATTTTGGAGGGGGGATTAAGGCGTGCTATCTAAACCGTTGCTAGAAGATGTCTTGCTGGCCGCACTCAGCACAGGAGGAGATTTTGCTGAAGTCTTTGTAGAAGATCGCTTCAGCACAACGCTCTCTATGGTCGGGGGCAAGGTGGACAGCGGTGTGTCAGGCCGCGACTATGGCATTGGCATTCGTATTCTCAAGGGAACAAACTATGTCTATGCCTACACGAACGACTACGCTCGCGACAATCTCGTTAAGGTCGCGAAAGAGGCTGCGGCAGCTATACCTGGCCAGCTAGAGACAAGCGGACTCACTTTGCGCTTTATGAAGGATGAGCCGCGGCAGATCAACCGCATCACCATCTATCCCCACGAGGTAGCCAAGGAGCGCAAGGTTGCTCTTATGACTCAGGCTTACCATGTAGCTAAAGGCTACGACCCAGTAATTTCTCAAGTTATGGTGCGTTACTTTGACGAAGACCAGAAAGTGCAAATTGCCAACTCTAGCGGTCTCTATGTTGAAGACCGCCGCGTGCGCACGCGCACGTCTATTACCGCCATTGCCTCTAAAGGGGCAGAAAAGCAGTCAGGGTTTTACGGCCCGGGTAGTCATAGGGGTTTTGAGTTCTACGATACTATTAACATCGACGATTACGCCCGCGAGGCAGCCAGAATAGCCACCACCATGATACACGCGCCTTATGCTCCTAGTGGGCGCATACCGGTTATTATCGACAACGAATTCGGCGGGGTTATTTTCCACGAGGCCTGTGGTCATAGCTTGGAAGCAACTTCGGTGGCCAAGAAGACGTCAGTGTTTGCGGACAAGTTAGGCGAAAAGATTGCCTCTGATGTCGTGAGCGCGGTGGATGACGGCACCATACCTAATGCTTGGGGCAGCCTCAATGTCGATGACGAGGGGCATCTCTCACAGCGCAATCTACTTATTGAGAATGGTGTGCTTAAAGGGTACATGATCGACAAGTTTAACGGTCGCCGCATGAATATGCCTGCTACCGGCAATGCGCGTCGTCAGTCCTACAAGTTCGCACCTACCTCCCGCATGACGAACACCTTTATTTTACCGGGCAAAAGTACGCGCGATGAGATAATCGCGGCGACAGAATACGGCCTCTTCGCCCGCTACATGGGGGGCGGCTCGGTTAACCCAGCTACAGGCGAATTTAACTTTGCCGTCAATGAGGGCTACTTGGTCCGTAATGGCAAAATTGCCGAGCCGGTCAGGGGCGCTACTCTTATCGGCAAGGGGTCGGACGTGCTGATGTTAATCGACATGGTGGCAGACAATTTGGCCTGTGGGCAAGGTATGTGTGGCTCTATAAGCGGCTCTTTGCCTGCTGATGTTGGGCAGCCAACACTACGTGTCTCAGAAATGATTGTCGGTGGTAGAAAGGGGGACAAGTAAGTGGAAGTGAGAGCATTCGTCGACCAACTCTTTGCTCTCGGTCATCGCCAAGGCTTTAGCGATATGGAGGCCTATGTGGCGATGCGCAATCTCTTTCGCGTTGGGGTATTTAAGTCCGAAATAGATAGCTATACCCTAGCTGAGTCGCGCGGGCTGGCCTTTCGCGGCTTGATTAACGGCCGCATGGGGTATAGCTTTACCGAGAATCTGGCACTAGACTCCGTTAGAATGCTGGTCGAAGACGCCGCCGCCAATGCCTTGATTATTGACAGTGAAGACATAGAGGAGATTTATAGCGGGGTTTTATCGGATACATACCACGAGCTAGACTCTTTTTCACCGGAGCTTGAAGAAGTGCCGGCGGCAGACAAAATAGCTTGGGCGAAAGACTTGGAGCAAAAGGCCTATGCTTTGGATAGTAGGGTGTCCACCGTACAAGTCAGTATGGGCAACAGTTCTGGAGAGACGCGCATTATGAACACCCGGGGGTTAAATTTGGCCCACAAAGGAAACTTTGCCGATAGCTACATCGCGGTGGTGGCCAAGGAAGGTGACGACACTAAGAGCGCCTACGCCTTCTTCTCTTCGCGTGATTTCGCTAAGTTTGCGCATGCTGAACTAGCCAAAGAAGCGGTACAAGAGGCTACCTCTCTGCTTGGTGCCGAGTCAATTGCCTCTGGCACCTACAAGGTTCTCTTGCGGCACGATGTCGCTAGCGAGCTTCTCGCTACTTTTGCCTCATCCTTTTCTGCCGAGGCCGTGCAGAAAGGGCTCTCTCTCCTTAAAGACAAGCTAGGTGAGGCCATCATGAGCTCGTCTATCACTATCATCGATGATCCCCTCCTCCCTGAACGGCCCAATTCTGCGCCTTTTGACGCCGAGGGCGTTGCCACCAAGACAAAAACAGTGGTGGGAGAGGGCAAGCTAGTTACTCTGCTGCACAATCTAAAAACGGCGAAGAAAGATGGCGTCGCCTCTACCGGCAATGCGCATAAGGCGGCGTTCAATGCCCCAGTAACAGTTGCCCCCACCAACCTCTATATTCAGGCGGGCGGCAAGGTGTACGCCGAACTCGTAGCAGAGTTAGAGAACGGCCTAGTAATCATCGCGGTGCAGGGTACTCATTCCGGTGCCAATCCTGTTTCGGGCGACTTTTCGCTGTCTGCCTACGGCTACCTAGTGGAGGATGGCAAAGTAGTTCGCCCCGTCAACCAAATCACTATTGCGGGCAACTTCTTTGCTATGTTGTCAAATATTCAAGGTGTTGGCAACGACTTGCTGTTTAAGTACGGTTCTGTGGCCTCCCCCTCCTTGCTTATCGGCTCTTTAGCCGTTTCTGGCAAGTAGTAGCGGTAGTCAGCGAGAGCTATGGTAGTGAAAAGAGGCTGACTCGAGTAATGCGAGTCGGCCTCTTAAAGCTTACGCAGTCCCTTGGGTAGATGATTCTTGACCTGCCCTTGTGAGGCCTTGCCAAGCCCAAGGGGGAAGCCCTCGCAGCAGATGAGAACCCAGCCTTCTACGTCGAGAGCACAGGGAATGACATGTCCGTGCAGGTAGGAGAGCAGTCTAGGGTCATCGCTTTTATAGTCAAGGCGCGGAAGATGGGGCGGAGTGAGAGATAGTGCGAAGGCATGGTCGGGGTGAAAGCGCTTCTCGTGTGCTGTGCCGAGCTTAAGACCAAGGCGAACGATGCGTACCCCCACCAGGTCAGGCATGCCTCGCGGTATGCGGTAGAGGGTGTCGCCCTGGGCATGGAGGCGCGCGGAGTCTTGGGAGTATGACGGGCCCGCAAATTCTTGCATCAGTTTCACGGCTTTGCCGGGTGGCGCAGCCGGGCGAAACAAGCGCACTTTAGTCTCTGTTAGTGGTGTCGCTGTGTTCTTGGTCAGTACGGCACTAAACTGACCTTCGCCAGGCACTAGATGCGGCAGCAGGCGAACAGTTGGCTGATGTAACTGCAGCGAGCTCTCTTTGGCCGCCATATTCGCCAAAAGCCATTCATTTTCTTCCTCGGCAAAGGTGCAGGTTGAGTAGACCATTTTGCCACCACTGCGTAGCATGTGCAGGGCAGAAGTGAGGATCTCCTCTTGGCGGGCAGCCGAAGACGCTACGTGTTCGCTCCGCCAGCTTTGTCTTGCGGCGTAATCTTTGCGAAAGAGCCCTTCGCCAGAGCAAGGGGCATCGACTAGGATGCGGTCAAAATAGTTAGGCAGTGCCCGCGCTAGAACGGCAGGGGGTGAGTTAACCACCGCGAAATTGTCTGCACCGAAAGACTCGAGATTGTAAACTAGGGTTTGGGCTCGCGCTGCGTCTACTTCATTGGCGACAAGCAAGCCCTGTCCCTGTAAATGAGCCAGTATTTGCGTGGCCTTGCCTCCTGGTGCCGCTGAGAGATCGAGTACTTTATGATGCGGTTCTACGTCTAGGGACTCTACTGGGTACATGGCGGACGCATCTTGGATATAGTAGAGTCCAGCCCAGTGCAGCGGATGCTGTCCGGGCTTTTCGTCACCAGCATAGTAGTAACCCGCACTGCACCAAGGGACTGGTGAAAGGTGAAAAGGCAGCCAGCGTAGAATATCTACAGGACTTGTTTTCAGGGTATTAACTCGCAAGGCATAGGTGCGAGGTCCTTCTAGGGCGTCGAGCAATGCCTGCCCATGCTGGGGGTCTCGCGCCAGGATACGCGCCACAAACAGGGGGGGTAGTGATGGTAACGGCAGCCGAAGCACCTTCTTTCCAGAGTAAGCTACTGCCTCTGCTCTACTTGGCCTCGCTCACTGTTTTTGTTAGCAATTTTAGTTACTTTCCCTTTGGTACCGCTTTTCGCTTCAGTCTCGCTGTGAGCGCCTTTGCTTTGTTCTTGCTCCTACGTTCTGATGTCAACCCCGCTGTGGGGGGGATAGTCACGGGAGTGGCCATTGTTCTTTTTCGCACCGTGCTCAGCACTTACATGGCGGGCCTGCCCATGGTGCCTGCCTTCTTGCGCCACTACCCCGCAGGTGTGTACTATCTCTGTTTCGGCAGTGGGTTACTCCTGGCGCGTCACCTCGTAAGTAGCACACCTCTGTACATTATTTCACTACTTGGTGCGCTCGACTTTTCCTCGAACATCGCTGAACTTATCTTGCGTGGTGATTTTGCTCTGCGCCTTGAGCCAACTATGTTCTACCTGCTTCTAGCGGTGGCTGCCATTCGAGCCACCTTAACTGGCTTAGCCTATACCGCCTACCTGCAAAAGGAAGATATTCTCAGGCGAGAACAAAGACAAAGGGAGTTTGAGCGCCTGCTGCTCCTGACCTCAGATGTTAACGGCGAATTGCTGTATTTTGAGCATGCTCTGGAGGATGTGGAGCGAGTAATGCACAAAAGTTACCAGCTGTATCACAAACTGCGAGATGACAACCGCGACGAAGCGGCAATTGCGCTCGCGGTGACGCGAGAAATCCATGATGCCAAAAAAGACTTTGCCCGCCTAGGGGCACGCCTAAACGCAGTATTGCTGCGCGAGCGCGCCGACAAAAGTTTGGCCCTGCACACCTTAGTCGAAGTAGCAGTGAAAGCAAATCAAGCACTGGCCCTTGAGTTAGGGAAAAAAGTACAGATTCATTCTGAAATTACGGGTGCTGCGGACATCAGCAATTACCATCACGTTCTGTCAATAATCAATAACTTGATGAGTAATGCTGTCGATGCGATTGTGCATCAGGGCGAGGTTTGGCTCAAGTTGGAGGTTAATGCCAGTAGTTTAGCGGTGACGGTCGCCGATAATGGGGTAGGCATTAACTTAAGTGACCTGCCAATTATCTTTCGCCCAGGTTTTACGACGAAGTTCAACCCGCATAATGGACAAGCCTCTACCGGTCTTGGTTTAGCGCAGGTGCAGAACATTGCGGAGAGTCTCGGTGGCAAGATCACTGTTCGGAGCGAAGTGGGGAGCGGCACCCTGTTTACAGTAACACTGCCTATAGGGGGAAGCTTTGTATGATAAAGTATCTCTTCTACATAGTTGATGACGATATCGCTATTAGGCGCATGCTTAGGGAGTTTGTCCGTGAGGGGCAGCTCGGCGAAGTAGTTGGTGAGGCCGAACGGGGCGATACAGCCCTGCAGTTCTTAGCCAGCACACCGGTCGACATTGTACTCGTTGACTTGCTGCTGCCGGACATGGATGGCATAACATTGGTGCGGTCAGTCAAGTCGAGAGGGGATACTGCCTGTGTGATGATTTCCGAGGTGCAGGCCAAAGACATGGTCGGCGAAGCCTACGAGGCTGGTATCGAGTTTTTTATCCACAAGCCACTTAACTCGCGAGAAGTACAGGCCGTGTTGGGCAAAGTTAGCGAGACTTTGCGCTTGAAAAGAGCGGTAG is a window from the Bacillota bacterium genome containing:
- a CDS encoding pyridoxamine 5'-phosphate oxidase family protein, which translates into the protein MMDMRRLDRAVDHEEAQSYLREATVGYLALAENNIPYAIPLHFVWHKQSIYFHCAPEGRKITILRQNPQCTFAVSFLDGIKSGGSACEYGTYYRSAIVEGVARFVSDAEEKLMALTALTEKHAQVPFSPVTAAGMAKTTVIAIDIVNISGKARRS
- a CDS encoding DUF1450 domain-containing protein, whose product is MEIVICQLTLEALDNNLKEYLTQNCADDTVLVAKCIGCCGECASTYVVLVDGDPVVASSREKLLERLHSL
- a CDS encoding DUF4392 domain-containing protein, giving the protein MWQGIERWLSFDPGRRGFAGNLRPGDLERGTRRLQSANSIAVATGFFIPAAQAVENDGPLGAVFLARALLALGKEVVLLVPDTAEAACQVLCQALGLNCRAVLLSPGLVSEQFIEQLGCDTLVVIEYPGQGGDKTCRNMRGADITPYVPLLDTAFNYAKQCGIFTIAVGDGGNELGCGGRGSVAVAPCGTPIAAVTEAEVVLAAGLSNWGVYALLAALSLLENKNMVPTPSEERSLLEKLCQVGVVDGYHCLCQATVDGQAAEVLADVLQDLHRAVTDSLDTQRSVAVSSVWVANS
- a CDS encoding LL-diaminopimelate aminotransferase encodes the protein MQIADRITSMPKYLFAEIDRLKWEARAKGVDLINLGVGDPDVPTPDFIVNAMVDIVKNQPATHQYPEYDGDPAFRRSAAAYLKKRFSLDVHPDKELVALIGSKEGIAHFALAVANPGDVVLVPDPAYPVYYMSAVLAGAEPYLMPLLEENDYLPDFAAIPAHILRRARLMYLNYPNNPTAAVADLSFFAKAVAFAKEHNIVICHDNAYAEITFDGFVAPSILEVPGAEDCCIELYSLSKPLNMTGWRIAFAYGQEKLIAALRKVKTATDSGPFTAIQFAAIEGLANPDATIAGMRDIYTARRDRVIALLKSLGLPCASPRASLYVWLRVPEQFPSSQAFSMALLASQGVIVSPGVGFGQYGEGYFRISLTTPDHRLDEGLERLRNFLLESKS
- the ltrA gene encoding group II intron reverse transcriptase/maturase produces the protein MTSSRKEQGQQKTLNRGSSQEEVVNTQGTVRVQSSSPAQVKSYTCGTEYTLLEEMLKLDNMMAALKRVEQNKGAAGVDKVDVKSLRPYLKEHWPRIRGELLEGTYKPQPVRRVEIPKSDGGIRLLGIPTLVDRLIQQGLSQVLTPIFDPSFSNSSYGFRPNRSTHQAVKQAKQYIEDGYRYVVDLDLEKFFDRVNHDILMARVARKIKDKRILGLIRAYLNAGIMAKGVCVRSEQGVPQGGPLSPALSNIILDDLDKELERRGHRFVRYADDCNIYVKTERAGQRVMEGVKRFVEDELKLKVNEQKSAVDRPWKRKFLGFSFTAERKTRTRIAPKARARFEDKVRELTNRSRSMSMAKRIDQLNVYLRGWMGYFCLADTRSVIESLDQWTRRRLRMCYLKQWKKPKAVYHNLVKLGLRPDFARNLSGSGKGYWRLANTPQMNIALGLAFWANQGLLSLVQLYDKHRSVS
- a CDS encoding TldD/PmbA family protein, whose amino-acid sequence is MLSKPLLEDVLLAALSTGGDFAEVFVEDRFSTTLSMVGGKVDSGVSGRDYGIGIRILKGTNYVYAYTNDYARDNLVKVAKEAAAAIPGQLETSGLTLRFMKDEPRQINRITIYPHEVAKERKVALMTQAYHVAKGYDPVISQVMVRYFDEDQKVQIANSSGLYVEDRRVRTRTSITAIASKGAEKQSGFYGPGSHRGFEFYDTINIDDYAREAARIATTMIHAPYAPSGRIPVIIDNEFGGVIFHEACGHSLEATSVAKKTSVFADKLGEKIASDVVSAVDDGTIPNAWGSLNVDDEGHLSQRNLLIENGVLKGYMIDKFNGRRMNMPATGNARRQSYKFAPTSRMTNTFILPGKSTRDEIIAATEYGLFARYMGGGSVNPATGEFNFAVNEGYLVRNGKIAEPVRGATLIGKGSDVLMLIDMVADNLACGQGMCGSISGSLPADVGQPTLRVSEMIVGGRKGDK
- a CDS encoding TldD/PmbA family protein, which encodes MEVRAFVDQLFALGHRQGFSDMEAYVAMRNLFRVGVFKSEIDSYTLAESRGLAFRGLINGRMGYSFTENLALDSVRMLVEDAAANALIIDSEDIEEIYSGVLSDTYHELDSFSPELEEVPAADKIAWAKDLEQKAYALDSRVSTVQVSMGNSSGETRIMNTRGLNLAHKGNFADSYIAVVAKEGDDTKSAYAFFSSRDFAKFAHAELAKEAVQEATSLLGAESIASGTYKVLLRHDVASELLATFASSFSAEAVQKGLSLLKDKLGEAIMSSSITIIDDPLLPERPNSAPFDAEGVATKTKTVVGEGKLVTLLHNLKTAKKDGVASTGNAHKAAFNAPVTVAPTNLYIQAGGKVYAELVAELENGLVIIAVQGTHSGANPVSGDFSLSAYGYLVEDGKVVRPVNQITIAGNFFAMLSNIQGVGNDLLFKYGSVASPSLLIGSLAVSGK
- a CDS encoding RsmF rRNA methyltransferase first C-terminal domain-containing protein, with the translated sequence MLRLPLPSLPPLFVARILARDPQHGQALLDALEGPRTYALRVNTLKTSPVDILRWLPFHLSPVPWCSAGYYYAGDEKPGQHPLHWAGLYYIQDASAMYPVESLDVEPHHKVLDLSAAPGGKATQILAHLQGQGLLVANEVDAARAQTLVYNLESFGADNFAVVNSPPAVLARALPNYFDRILVDAPCSGEGLFRKDYAARQSWRSEHVASSAARQEEILTSALHMLRSGGKMVYSTCTFAEEENEWLLANMAAKESSLQLHQPTVRLLPHLVPGEGQFSAVLTKNTATPLTETKVRLFRPAAPPGKAVKLMQEFAGPSYSQDSARLHAQGDTLYRIPRGMPDLVGVRIVRLGLKLGTAHEKRFHPDHAFALSLTPPHLPRLDYKSDDPRLLSYLHGHVIPCALDVEGWVLICCEGFPLGLGKASQGQVKNHLPKGLRKL